TTTGTTTGTTTATGCTTCTGATTTAAATAAATGCAGAACAAATTAAAGGATTAATTTGCGGTTACAGAATAGAAAAAATTGAAAATCCTTTAACCAAGAAAGTAAGGTACCTAGACAAAATTATTGACGAATTAGCAAAAGGCAAAAAAATTAAAAAAATTTTAAGACAATAAAATCAATATCAAAAATGAAAAATAACAAAGTAACT
The Chitinophagaceae bacterium DNA segment above includes these coding regions:
- a CDS encoding DUF2200 family protein; its protein translation is MENPLTKKVRYLDKIIDELAKGKKIKKILRQ